In Spirochaetaceae bacterium, the genomic stretch TAGAGAAGAGCGGCGATACCAACTTTATCCGCACCACTAACAGCGGCGAGGCTTTAGTAGACCCTGCCAATGTGGCCGGTAAGGGCAGGTTAGCAGCCGGTATGCTGGAGATGAGTAATGTCGATTTATCCGAAGAGTTTGTCGATATGATTGTGGCGCAAAGGGGTTTTCAGGCTAACAGCAGGGGTATTCAAACGGCCGATACTCTATTGCAAGAGATATTAAATTTAAGATAGTTAAGAGGTAGTAGTTAATAGTTGAAAAATGGGCGGCTTAGCCGCCTTTATAAAGGCCAGTTGTAGTTATTAGTTTTTAACTATTATCTATTAATTTGAAAAAAAGATGATAAAATTAACGTTACTTGGTAAGGCGGGCAAAACTTTTTATTTAAATCCGCATATTATTGAGCATATTGAGCTGGTGCCCGATACCACTATTACTTTGCTTTCGGGCCGGGTAATAGTGGTAAGCGAAGATTACGAAACCATTACCGAGCGAATAATTGATTACAGACGTAAAATTGGGGCCTTTAAGAACGAGGAGTAAACAAAGAGGATTATGGATACCACAAGTATATTTGGGTTAGTTTTAGGTATTTCAATGATTGTGCTTTCCATGTTATTGGGAGGCGCAGGTTTAGGGCTGTATGCCGACTTACCATCGGCCGTTTTGGTTATCTTTGGCTCACTTGGTACTACTATTATGAGTGTGGATATGGCTACCCTCAGGGCTTTACCTAAGGCTATGCGTAAAGTATGGAACCGCGATAAAATAAACGTGCAAGAAATTATTATGCAGTTAGTGGGTTTTAGCGAAAGCGCCCGTAAAGATGGTTTACTTAGCCTTGATGACAGCGTAAAAGATGTAGAAGATTCGTTTTTACAAACCGGCCTGCGTTTAATGGTTGACGGTACCGACCCTCTCATTATTAGGCGTATCTTAGAGCTGGAACTTGAGCAATTAGAAGAAAGACACGGGAGAGTAGTAAGTTTTTTCACCAAATGGGCTACTTATGCGCCGGCTTATGGTATGATGGGTACCGTTATTGGGCTGGTAGCGATGATGGCTAACATGACCGATAGCTCCGCTATCGGTCGCGGTATGGCGCTGGCCCTTATTACTACTTTGTATGGTTCGTTTGTAGCCAACGTCTTTGCCTTGCCTGTAGCCGATAAACTTATGGTACGTAACGATATGGAGCTGGAAACTAAAGTTATTATGATGGAAGGTATTTTATCTATCCAAAGCGGCGAAAACCCACGTTTATTAGAGCAAAAACTTTATGGCTTTTTACCGCCTAAACAGCGACCGGCTCAAAAAGAAATTTAGCTAAATTTTTTGGCTGATTAATTAAGGAAAGATAGATGGCACGAACAAAGAAAAAAGAGCAAAAAGCCGGTACCGGCTGGTTAATGACCTTTACCGACATGGTTACCTTGTTGCTGGTTTTCTTTGTTTTAATGCTTGGCGACCCGGTAACCGATAACAACCGTATGCAATTAGTATTGGCCAGCTTTAGCGGCTTAGGCCCTTTAACCGGCGGTATGACATTAAGCCCCGGCCGGTTGGCGCAAATGGGGGCTTCGGTAGAGGCGTTTCCTTCCAACCAGCGGGCGGCCTCGCTGGACCAAGCAATCGAGCGGGCTATTTCGGCCATTCGTACCGAAACCCAAAATATGCTACAGGTAGAACATATCCCCGAGCGCGGTATCGTTATTACCTTAACCGGTGATGCCTTTTTTAGGCCGGGCAGCCCCGATGTAGATATTGAACGCACACGTACCATTTTAGATAATTTGGCTCATCTTTTTAATAGCGCCGAGCTTTTTGGCCGCACCTTTAGGATAGAGGGCCACACCGATAGCCAAGAGACAAGCCCGTTTTTTAGGAGCGGCTGGGAACTATCGGCGGCTAGGGCCAATAATATTTTGCATTATTTGGTGGATTTTGGCGCACCGCAGCGGCAGTTTCAGGTAGTGGCATATTCTAATATGCGGCCGGCCAGAGGGTTCGAGGCCAATACGCCCGAAAACAGGGCGATGAACAGGCGGGTAGAGATAGTTATACTTACCGATGGGCAGCTTTAGGTAAAGTAATTTGTTCTTTATAATTTGGGGAGAGAGAAAGGGCTTTAGCTTTTCTTTACTTTGCCCGATTATATAAAAGAGTTAAGGTAAAATAAAGACAAGGGAGTAAAACACTATGAGTGATACCATGGATGACGACTTAGGCGGCAGCAGTGACGATTCATCTAAACCAAAAAAACGCGGCAAACTTAGTGGTGGTTCTGGCCTTGTAAAAATTCTTACGGTGGTAGTAGGGGCTATTTTGGTACTGGTCTTTACCGTAACGGTGTCGGTTATTGTCTTCACTATTATGAATAGAGGCAATGCCGGCGAGCGTTTAAGCGGCTTATCTAACCAATATATAGGTGTGCCCGATTTTGACTTTGCCGAACCTATCGAAATACGCGGCCGCACCAACGACCGTGTACCGCGCACCTTTGTGGTAACGGTGGTGTTGGGTTACAGAATGGGCGAAACGGCTACTTCGGAAGAAATTATGCGCCGCCGCAGTCAGCTGCAAGATTTAATCCGCAGCTTTTTTAGCGAACAAAGCGTTGATGATTTTGCGGCCAGTAACGAAAATCAGTTAAAGGCCGAGCTGGAGCAACGGATTAACCGTATATTGAGCAGGGGTAGTGTAAGCACTATTTTATTTACTAATTTTATGGTAGATTTTTAAAGGTGAGTAAGGCATGACAGAAGTTCTTTCGCAAGATGAAATAGACCAACTCCTCTCTACAATTAATAGCGGCGGTATCCCTACCGAAGAGGTAAATGCCGTTAGCTCGCCTAAAAATAAAAATGTTAAAATTTACGATTTTAAGCGGCCCGATAAATTTAGTAAAGAGCAAACGCGTACTATCCAATTAATGCACGAAACCTTTTCGCGCCTGTCTAGTACCAGCTTAAGCGCCCAGCTGCGCAGCTTAGTTAATATGCACGTAGCCAGCGTAGACCAGCTAACTTACGAAGAATTTGTGCGCTCTATTCCCAGCCCAACGGCGCTGGCCGTTATTAGTATGGACCCGCTTAAGGGCCAAGCTATCCTCGAGATAGACCCGGCCATTACTTTTTCTATCATCGATTTACTGTTTGGCGGTACCGGTGAGGGCAGCAAAGTAAACCGCGAGCTTACCGAAATTGAGCAGGCGGTACTCGAGAGTATCGTGGTGCGTATATTAGGTAATATGAAAGAGGCGTGGGGGAACGTTATCGAGCTTAGAGCACGTTTAAGCCAGATAGAAACCAACCCGCAATTTGCCCAGATTGTGCCGCCTAACGAAATGGTTATTTTGGTTACTATCCAAACTAAGGTAAAAGATATTGAGGGTATGATGAACTTTTGTATCCCGTATCTTACCCTAGAGCCTATTATTAGTAAACTTAGTTCGCAATATTGGTTTAGCAGCGTGCGGCGCGGCTTTACCACCGAAAATATGATAACGCTGCGTGATAAATTAAGCCAAGTAAGCGTGGATATTGCCGCCGAAGTAGGGGCAATGGAAGTGGCCGTTAAAGATGTGGTAGAGCTAAAGGTGGGCGATATTATTAGGCTGCCTAACACCAAAAAGACCGACCCGTTAATTTTGCGCATTGGTAACCGGCCTAAATTTGAATGCCGTCCCGGCCTTGTAGGCCGCAAAGTGGCGGTACAAATTACCAAAAAGCTGGAAGAACTTTACGCCGAAGAATACGAAGAGCTGGTAAAGAATGAGGGAGATGACGAATAATGATGGGAGATGGAGCTCTTTCACAAGATGAAATAAACGCCCTGCTTTCCGGCAACAATCTTGGTGAAGTTAGCGAAGAAAACGGTATTACCGATAGTCAGCTTAACAAAATTAAAGAACTGTTTAAAACGGCGGCTACCAGCTTAGGCAACGTAATGAGCAGTATGGCCGGCCCCGATGTAGCCGTTAAGTTATTGGGCGCCGGGATTAGCAGTAAAGAAGAATTGCTGGGCGCTTTAGAAGATAAAGTTTTTGATATTACCGTAAATTATAGCGGCGATGTCAATGGCGGCCATTATTTTTTAATTAACGAAAGCGATGCACTCGCTTTTGGTTCGCTGCTGGTAGGCCAGCCGATTGATAGTGTAGACGGCGAGGTAGAAAGCGCCTTTAGCGAGCTTTTTAGCCAGTTTACCGGCGGTATGGTTACCATTATTAGTATGCAAACGGGCAAAAATTTTTCGCCGGTAGCTGCCAATGCCCAGCTGGCCGATAAAGGCTTAAGCCGTATTCCCGGCGCTTTTATCGAACTTAAGTATGAAGTAACTTTTGACGATAAGCAGTTTATATTGTACGAAATTTTTGATGAGTATGTAGCCGGCTCTTTCGAGAATAATCAAAATGAAGGTAGTAGTGTAAAAATGAGTGATAGCAATCAGTTTAGCGGGGGGGCCGGTAAGGGGCAAACTCCAAATGTGCAAGGGGTGCAATTTCCCAACTTAACAGCTGGCGGCGGTAGCAGCGAAAACCATAATATCAGCCTACTCATGAATGTTCAGATGGAGCTTACCGTCGAGCTGGGTCGCGCCAAATGGCAAATAAAAGATATTTTAGGGCTGGGCGAAGGCACGATTATCGAGCTGGATAAGCTGGCCGGTGAGCCCGTTGATATATTGGTTAATCATAACCTGATTGCCCGCGGCGAAGTGGTGGTTATTGACGAAAACTTTGGTGTGAGAGTAACCGAGATTATCAGCGGTATGGATAAATTTGCAGGTAATAACTAAAAGCTATGAAAACCATTAAAGGCGGTTTATTAACCGCTTTTCTTTTATTATTTTCCTTTGCTTTATTAGCCCAAGAGGCCGAACCCACCGGTGAAGAAAGCATTATTATAGCCGATAACCCCGAGAACGAACTTTTTATCGGCGAGGCTACCGGCGGCGGGGCCATCTCTTTTGTGCGGCCTATCATTGCTTTATCTGTAGTTATTGCTTTACTTTACGGTTTATTTTATTTATTTAGGCGGCTGGCGCGCCCAAAAGGGCAGCAAAGCGAAGTGATACAGGTGCTGGCCACTAAAAATTTAACTAACCAAACGGCTGTGCATATTGTAGAAATTGAAGGGAAATTATTTATTTTAAGCTCTGGTGAAGATATTCATTTAATTAAAGAAATTGAAGCCGGCGAATATAGCGATAGCTTAAAGCTAACTTTAAGCCGTAATAACGAACAAACTAAAAGTTTTGCCCAGTTAATTGGCGATAAACTGCGCGAAAATAACCTAGAGTTTAAACGGCCTAACCGTAACTCACTTGATGAGCAACAAAAACGCCTGCGCGACTTAACTAAAGGGAATGAGGGAGAATAGCCTGTGAAGAGAGGATTACTGTTATTCTTGTTATTAGGTTTAGCTCAGCTCGCTCAAGCGCAAGTAGGGCCGGCCGCACCGCTAGGCCCCGATTTACTGCCGGGCGGCACTATCCCTATTCCTTTTATCGAGTTATCGATGAGTGAGGCCGCCAGCGGCAGCGAAGTAGCTTTAAGTATTCAGTTAATGTTATTGCTGGCGGTGCTTACCTTAGCCCCTTCTTTTGCCGTGCTTTTAACCAGCTTTTTGCGTATCTCTATCGTTTTTGATTTTGTTAAAAGAGCGATGAGTTTACAGCAATCACCGCCGCCGCAAGTACTTAACGGGGTAGCCCTCTTTTTAACCATCTTTATAATGTGGCCAACTTTTAGCGATATTTACAACAACGCCATTCAGCCGTTAAGTAACGGCGAAATTAGCGTAGCCCAAATGTATACCGAAGCCGAGCGGCCCATTAGGTTATTTATGTTTAGGCAAATGAGCGATAACCCCGAAAATATCCGCCTGTTTATGCGTATGCGCGGGCTGGAAGACCCGCACACGTTAGCCGATGTGCCAACGCATGTGCTTATCCCGGCTTTTATCTTAAACGAACTTACCATTGCCTTTAAAATTGGCGTTTACATTTTTGTGCCGTTTATTATTATTGATATGGTGGTGGCCAGCTGTTTAATGGCGATGGGTATGATAATGCTCCCGCCGGTGATGATAAGTATGCCTTTTAAGCTTATCCTGTTTTGGTTACTAGACGGCTGGAACTTACTGGCCCGGCAAATATTCTTAAGTTTTAATATTTAAATTAGATAAAAGTTAAAAATTGACGGTTGACACGATTTCAATAATTGTTATAATCTCTTAATTCTTAATTTGTTATATAACGGCTAAATCGATTAAACTGCCAATGGCCTTATCGGGGCTTTCTTCTTTATTTAAAATACGTATTACATTTTGAAAGAGCGGCAGCTTAAGTTTGTGCCGTTTAATTATTTTATCTATGGCAATGGCGGCAAAAATGCCTTCGGGCAAGTAGCCAATATCTTTGGTAACTCTTGCGGTTAAGTCGTAAATATTTTTGTAGTTATCTAAAATATTATCGCTTACTATTTGTTTGCCAAAACGGCGGTTGCGGCCATAAACACTGCGGCAAGTTACTTCAAGGTCGCCAATGCCAGCAATGCTAGCAAAGGTTTCGCTGTGGGTAGCCCCCATCGCTTTGCCGATAATCATTATTTCGTTTAACCCGGTAGCCAGTAAAAAACTTTCGGTGTTATCGCCAATTAAGCTGTAGCGTTGTCCTAAAGCTTCCAGTAAACCAAAGGCAATGGCCACCACGTTTTTAGCGGCGGCGCAAACTTGCACGCCGGTTACATCTAAGCTGGCAAAACCTTTTAAAAAGCTGCAACTTAAGGCTTCGCGCACCGCTATCGAGTTAAGCGGGTTGTTACTGGCCGAAACTAAGGCGGTAATTTTGCCTTGCCCAAGTTCTTCGGCGTGGCTGGGGCCGCTTACATAAACCATATTATTTTTGTAAAAACCGGGTAAATAATTTTCGAGCACATCAA encodes the following:
- the fliP gene encoding flagellar type III secretion system pore protein FliP (The bacterial flagellar biogenesis protein FliP forms a type III secretion system (T3SS)-type pore required for flagellar assembly.) — protein: MKRGLLLFLLLGLAQLAQAQVGPAAPLGPDLLPGGTIPIPFIELSMSEAASGSEVALSIQLMLLLAVLTLAPSFAVLLTSFLRISIVFDFVKRAMSLQQSPPPQVLNGVALFLTIFIMWPTFSDIYNNAIQPLSNGEISVAQMYTEAERPIRLFMFRQMSDNPENIRLFMRMRGLEDPHTLADVPTHVLIPAFILNELTIAFKIGVYIFVPFIIIDMVVASCLMAMGMIMLPPVMISMPFKLILFWLLDGWNLLARQIFLSFNI
- a CDS encoding MotA/TolQ/ExbB proton channel family protein → MIVLSMLLGGAGLGLYADLPSAVLVIFGSLGTTIMSVDMATLRALPKAMRKVWNRDKINVQEIIMQLVGFSESARKDGLLSLDDSVKDVEDSFLQTGLRLMVDGTDPLIIRRILELELEQLEERHGRVVSFFTKWATYAPAYGMMGTVIGLVAMMANMTDSSAIGRGMALALITTLYGSFVANVFALPVADKLMVRNDMELETKVIMMEGILSIQSGENPRLLEQKLYGFLPPKQRPAQKEI
- a CDS encoding OmpA family protein; protein product: MARTKKKEQKAGTGWLMTFTDMVTLLLVFFVLMLGDPVTDNNRMQLVLASFSGLGPLTGGMTLSPGRLAQMGASVEAFPSNQRAASLDQAIERAISAIRTETQNMLQVEHIPERGIVITLTGDAFFRPGSPDVDIERTRTILDNLAHLFNSAELFGRTFRIEGHTDSQETSPFFRSGWELSAARANNILHYLVDFGAPQRQFQVVAYSNMRPARGFEANTPENRAMNRRVEIVILTDGQL
- the fliM gene encoding flagellar motor switch protein FliM, with the protein product MTEVLSQDEIDQLLSTINSGGIPTEEVNAVSSPKNKNVKIYDFKRPDKFSKEQTRTIQLMHETFSRLSSTSLSAQLRSLVNMHVASVDQLTYEEFVRSIPSPTALAVISMDPLKGQAILEIDPAITFSIIDLLFGGTGEGSKVNRELTEIEQAVLESIVVRILGNMKEAWGNVIELRARLSQIETNPQFAQIVPPNEMVILVTIQTKVKDIEGMMNFCIPYLTLEPIISKLSSQYWFSSVRRGFTTENMITLRDKLSQVSVDIAAEVGAMEVAVKDVVELKVGDIIRLPNTKKTDPLILRIGNRPKFECRPGLVGRKVAVQITKKLEELYAEEYEELVKNEGDDE
- a CDS encoding flagellar FlbD family protein, with the translated sequence MIKLTLLGKAGKTFYLNPHIIEHIELVPDTTITLLSGRVIVVSEDYETITERIIDYRRKIGAFKNEE
- the fliN gene encoding flagellar motor switch protein FliN; amino-acid sequence: MMGDGALSQDEINALLSGNNLGEVSEENGITDSQLNKIKELFKTAATSLGNVMSSMAGPDVAVKLLGAGISSKEELLGALEDKVFDITVNYSGDVNGGHYFLINESDALAFGSLLVGQPIDSVDGEVESAFSELFSQFTGGMVTIISMQTGKNFSPVAANAQLADKGLSRIPGAFIELKYEVTFDDKQFILYEIFDEYVAGSFENNQNEGSSVKMSDSNQFSGGAGKGQTPNVQGVQFPNLTAGGGSSENHNISLLMNVQMELTVELGRAKWQIKDILGLGEGTIIELDKLAGEPVDILVNHNLIARGEVVVIDENFGVRVTEIISGMDKFAGNN
- a CDS encoding flagellar basal body-associated FliL family protein translates to MSDTMDDDLGGSSDDSSKPKKRGKLSGGSGLVKILTVVVGAILVLVFTVTVSVIVFTIMNRGNAGERLSGLSNQYIGVPDFDFAEPIEIRGRTNDRVPRTFVVTVVLGYRMGETATSEEIMRRRSQLQDLIRSFFSEQSVDDFAASNENQLKAELEQRINRILSRGSVSTILFTNFMVDF
- a CDS encoding NAD(P)-dependent glycerol-3-phosphate dehydrogenase; translated protein: MERLNKRIGIIGGGAFGTAIARTLALKGLEVTLWCFDAESAHNINHKHINEQFLPKIELPANLVATNNLTEAASDKDIIFLVTPSAFLLETARKLTNIPCVAEGKAIIACLTKGFLFASEKDDPKLILDVLENYLPGFYKNNMVYVSGPSHAEELGQGKITALVSASNNPLNSIAVREALSCSFLKGFASLDVTGVQVCAAAKNVVAIAFGLLEALGQRYSLIGDNTESFLLATGLNEIMIIGKAMGATHSETFASIAGIGDLEVTCRSVYGRNRRFGKQIVSDNILDNYKNIYDLTARVTKDIGYLPEGIFAAIAIDKIIKRHKLKLPLFQNVIRILNKEESPDKAIGSLIDLAVI
- a CDS encoding flagellar biosynthetic protein FliO, which codes for MKTIKGGLLTAFLLLFSFALLAQEAEPTGEESIIIADNPENELFIGEATGGGAISFVRPIIALSVVIALLYGLFYLFRRLARPKGQQSEVIQVLATKNLTNQTAVHIVEIEGKLFILSSGEDIHLIKEIEAGEYSDSLKLTLSRNNEQTKSFAQLIGDKLRENNLEFKRPNRNSLDEQQKRLRDLTKGNEGE